A single region of the Rattus rattus isolate New Zealand chromosome 8, Rrattus_CSIRO_v1, whole genome shotgun sequence genome encodes:
- the LOC116906866 gene encoding death domain-containing membrane protein NRADD isoform X2: MLHNVSKGVVYSATVVLGLLAYVAFKCWRSRKQRQQLAKARTVELGDPDRDQRHGDSSVFVDSPHGLEPCIPSQGPHADLGCRLYLHIPQQQQEEVQRLLILGEPAKGWRGLAGQLGYQAEAVETMACDQDPAYALLRDWAAQEGSRATLRVLEDALTAIGREDVVQVLSSPAEGCSVV, encoded by the exons ATGCTTCATAACGTCAGCAAAGGTGTGGTGTATTCAG CTACTGTAGTCCTTGGTCTGCTTGCCTATGTGGCCTTCAAATG CTGGCGCTCACGTAAGCAAAGACAACAGTTGGCTAAAGCTCGGACTGTAGAGCTGGGGGACCCTGACCGGGACCAAAGGCATGGTGACAGCAGTGTCTTCGTGGATTCTCCTCATGGTCTGGAGCCCTGTATTCCCAGCCAAG GACCACATGCAGACCTTGGCTGCCGACTTTACCTGCATAttccacagcagcagcaggaggaagtcCAGCGGCTCTTGATACTGGGGGAACCTGCCAAGGGCTGGCGGGGGCTGGCAGGCCAACTGGGCTACCAAGCTGAAGCTGTGGAAACCATGGCCTGTGACCAGGACCCAGCCTATGCCCTGCTAAGGGACTGGGCTGCTCAAGAAGGCAGTAGAGCAACCCTCAGAGTGCTAGAGGATGCTCTGACTGCCATAGGCCGAGAAGATGTGGTCCAGGTTTTGAGCTCACCAGCTGAGGGCTGCTCTGTGGTGTGA
- the LOC116906866 gene encoding death domain-containing membrane protein NRADD isoform X1: MLHNVSKGVVYSDTALKGQDGDKEGMWVGAGGILAPNTSSLFPPEPPGASSNIIPVYCALLATVVLGLLAYVAFKCWRSRKQRQQLAKARTVELGDPDRDQRHGDSSVFVDSPHGLEPCIPSQGPHADLGCRLYLHIPQQQQEEVQRLLILGEPAKGWRGLAGQLGYQAEAVETMACDQDPAYALLRDWAAQEGSRATLRVLEDALTAIGREDVVQVLSSPAEGCSVV, translated from the exons ATGCTTCATAACGTCAGCAAAGGTGTGGTGTATTCAG ATACAGCCCTGAAGGGGCAGGATGGGGACAAGGAAGGAATGTGGGTAGGAGCTGGGGGAATCCTAGCCCCCAATACCTCCTCCCTATTTCCCCCTGAGCCTCCAGGGGCCTCAAGCAACATCATTCCTGTCTACTGTGCTCTCCTAGCTACTGTAGTCCTTGGTCTGCTTGCCTATGTGGCCTTCAAATG CTGGCGCTCACGTAAGCAAAGACAACAGTTGGCTAAAGCTCGGACTGTAGAGCTGGGGGACCCTGACCGGGACCAAAGGCATGGTGACAGCAGTGTCTTCGTGGATTCTCCTCATGGTCTGGAGCCCTGTATTCCCAGCCAAG GACCACATGCAGACCTTGGCTGCCGACTTTACCTGCATAttccacagcagcagcaggaggaagtcCAGCGGCTCTTGATACTGGGGGAACCTGCCAAGGGCTGGCGGGGGCTGGCAGGCCAACTGGGCTACCAAGCTGAAGCTGTGGAAACCATGGCCTGTGACCAGGACCCAGCCTATGCCCTGCTAAGGGACTGGGCTGCTCAAGAAGGCAGTAGAGCAACCCTCAGAGTGCTAGAGGATGCTCTGACTGCCATAGGCCGAGAAGATGTGGTCCAGGTTTTGAGCTCACCAGCTGAGGGCTGCTCTGTGGTGTGA